A single window of Streptomyces aquilus DNA harbors:
- a CDS encoding helix-turn-helix transcriptional regulator, translated as MEIAGADARRVLGIASELEDAGSEWELRERALGALMELIPADAGQAYRLSHDGSGVFALSVPEDSFHADPMVIYDHPLDHPLTDIMLETPTSQAWRVSDVAGDRQWRRTHCYNLDFRPFGLRRHLVATAGAGGSAVEGYALVRSGADFSERERDLFGFAQLQLAGVEQRLGERQRLVALSAAALGLAASHGWGVAVLGEDGRAEPLNALAAELLAVVRDDPRLGREQPLTVRDVEVRPVPSAGPGLPVLLLLRDLARGRTLARVFGVTEQEYRTLRHLHEGRTATEAARRMGLSPTTVRGYIASLHRKLEAGHTAALLRRGRDLGLLTD; from the coding sequence ATGGAGATCGCCGGTGCGGACGCGCGGCGGGTGCTCGGGATCGCGAGCGAGCTGGAAGACGCCGGGTCGGAGTGGGAGTTGCGGGAGCGGGCCCTGGGGGCGCTGATGGAGTTGATCCCGGCCGACGCGGGGCAGGCGTACCGGCTCTCCCACGACGGGAGCGGGGTCTTCGCGCTGTCCGTGCCCGAGGACTCCTTCCACGCCGATCCGATGGTGATCTACGACCATCCGCTGGACCACCCGCTCACCGACATCATGCTGGAGACGCCCACCTCGCAGGCCTGGCGGGTCAGCGACGTCGCCGGGGACCGGCAGTGGCGGCGCACCCACTGCTACAACCTGGACTTCCGGCCCTTCGGGCTGCGCCGGCACCTGGTGGCGACGGCCGGGGCGGGTGGGAGCGCGGTCGAGGGGTACGCGCTGGTGAGGTCCGGCGCCGACTTCAGCGAACGGGAGCGCGATCTGTTCGGCTTCGCCCAGCTCCAACTCGCCGGGGTGGAACAGCGGTTGGGTGAGCGGCAGCGGCTCGTCGCGCTCTCCGCGGCCGCCCTGGGCCTCGCCGCGAGCCATGGGTGGGGCGTGGCCGTGCTCGGCGAGGACGGCCGGGCGGAGCCGCTGAACGCCCTCGCCGCCGAGCTCCTGGCCGTCGTACGGGACGATCCCCGGCTGGGCCGGGAGCAGCCGCTCACCGTCCGGGACGTCGAGGTGCGGCCCGTACCGTCGGCCGGTCCCGGGCTGCCCGTCCTGCTGCTGCTCCGCGACCTCGCCCGGGGGCGGACCCTCGCCCGGGTGTTCGGGGTGACCGAGCAGGAGTACCGGACGCTGCGCCACCTTCACGAGGGCCGTACGGCGACGGAGGCGGCCCGGCGGATGGGGCTGTCGCCGACCACCGTGCGCGGCTACATCGCCTCCCTGCACCGGAAGCTGGAGGCCGGCCACACCGCGGCGCTGCTGCGGCGGGGGCGGGATCTCGGGCTGCTGACCGACTGA
- a CDS encoding acetyl/propionyl/methylcrotonyl-CoA carboxylase subunit alpha translates to MRKVLIANRGEIAVRVARACRDAGIASVAVYADPDRDALHVRAADEAFALGGDTPATSYLVIDKILNAARESGADAVHPGYGFLSENAEFAQAVLDAGLIWIGPPPQAIRDLGDKVAARHIAQRAGAPLVAGTPDPVSGADEVVAFAEEHGLPIAIKAAFGGGGRGLKVARTLEEVPELYESAVREAVAAFGRGECFVERYLDKPRHVETQCLADTHGNVVVVSTRDCSLQRRHQKLVEEAPAPFLSDEQVAELYASSKAILKEAGYVGAGTVEFLVGLDGTISFLEVNTRLQVEHPVTEEVAGIDLVREMFRIADGEELGYGDPELRGHSFEFRINGEDPGRNFLPAPGTVTTFAPPTGPGVRLDAGVESGSVIGPAWDSLLAKLIVTGATREQALQRAARALEEFQVEGMATAIPFHRAVVKDPAFAPELTGSADPFTVHTRWIETEFVNEIKPFAAPADAETDEEPGRETVVVEVGGKRLEVSLPVSLGMSLARTGLAAGAKPKRRAAKKSGPVASGDTLASPMQGTIVKIAVEEGQEVKEGDLVVVLEAMKMEQPLNAHKSGTIKGLSADVGASITSGAAICEIKD, encoded by the coding sequence GTGCGCAAGGTGCTCATCGCCAACCGTGGCGAAATCGCTGTCCGCGTGGCCCGGGCCTGCCGGGATGCCGGTATCGCGAGCGTGGCCGTCTACGCCGACCCGGACCGGGACGCTCTGCATGTCCGCGCCGCGGATGAGGCGTTCGCCCTGGGCGGTGACACCCCGGCCACCAGCTACCTGGTCATCGACAAGATCCTGAACGCGGCCCGGGAGTCGGGGGCCGACGCCGTCCACCCCGGCTACGGCTTCCTGTCCGAGAACGCCGAGTTCGCACAGGCGGTCCTGGACGCGGGCCTGATCTGGATCGGCCCGCCGCCGCAGGCCATCCGCGACCTCGGTGACAAGGTCGCCGCCCGGCACATCGCCCAGCGCGCCGGCGCGCCGCTGGTCGCCGGCACGCCGGACCCGGTCTCCGGGGCCGACGAGGTCGTGGCGTTCGCCGAGGAGCACGGCCTGCCGATCGCCATCAAGGCCGCCTTCGGTGGCGGTGGCCGTGGTCTGAAGGTCGCCCGGACCCTGGAAGAGGTCCCGGAGCTGTACGAGTCCGCGGTCCGTGAGGCCGTGGCCGCGTTCGGCCGGGGCGAGTGCTTCGTCGAGCGCTACCTGGACAAGCCGCGGCACGTGGAGACCCAGTGCCTGGCCGACACCCACGGCAACGTGGTCGTCGTGTCCACCCGTGACTGCTCGCTCCAGCGCCGCCACCAGAAGCTGGTCGAGGAGGCCCCCGCGCCGTTCCTCTCCGACGAGCAGGTCGCCGAGCTGTACGCGTCGTCGAAGGCCATCCTCAAGGAGGCCGGGTACGTCGGCGCCGGCACCGTCGAGTTCCTGGTCGGCCTCGACGGCACGATCTCCTTCCTGGAGGTCAACACCCGTCTCCAGGTGGAGCACCCGGTCACCGAGGAGGTCGCCGGCATCGACCTGGTGCGCGAGATGTTCCGCATCGCCGACGGCGAGGAGCTCGGCTACGGCGACCCGGAGCTGCGCGGCCACTCCTTCGAGTTCCGCATCAACGGCGAGGACCCGGGCCGCAACTTCCTGCCGGCCCCCGGCACCGTCACCACCTTCGCCCCGCCGACCGGCCCGGGCGTCCGCCTGGACGCGGGCGTCGAGTCCGGCAGCGTCATCGGCCCGGCCTGGGACTCCCTGCTGGCCAAGCTGATCGTCACCGGCGCCACCCGCGAGCAGGCGCTCCAGCGGGCCGCCCGCGCCCTGGAGGAGTTCCAGGTCGAGGGCATGGCGACGGCCATCCCGTTCCACCGCGCGGTCGTCAAGGACCCGGCGTTCGCCCCCGAACTCACCGGCTCCGCCGACCCGTTCACGGTCCACACCCGCTGGATCGAGACCGAGTTCGTCAACGAGATCAAGCCCTTCGCCGCCCCCGCCGACGCGGAGACGGACGAGGAGCCGGGCCGCGAGACGGTCGTCGTCGAGGTCGGCGGCAAGCGCCTGGAGGTCTCCCTCCCGGTCTCGCTCGGCATGTCGCTGGCCCGCACCGGCCTCGCGGCGGGCGCCAAGCCCAAGCGCCGCGCGGCCAAGAAGTCCGGCCCCGTCGCCTCCGGTGACACCCTCGCCTCCCCGATGCAGGGCACGATCGTCAAGATCGCGGTCGAGGAGGGCCAGGAGGTCAAGGAGGGCGACCTGGTCGTCGTCCTGGAGGCCATGAAGATGGAGCAGCCCCTCAACGCGCACAAGTCCGGCACCATCAAGGGCCTGTCCGCGGACGTCGGCGCGTCGATCACGTCCGGCGCGGCGATCTGCGAGATCAAGGACTGA